The following coding sequences are from one Tachysurus vachellii isolate PV-2020 chromosome 7, HZAU_Pvac_v1, whole genome shotgun sequence window:
- the LOC132849058 gene encoding uncharacterized protein LOC132849058 isoform X1 has product MAKEKKEMSRLSVILMGEEWTGKSSAGNTMLGQSVFKVDSDTEHVTHHFGIIEGRNVTVVDTPGWISECYPDVPLKTLKQGHNSVSFMCQGFHILLLTIPISQDQNWNQKLVQRLSNALSLFNADIWKHTMLLFTRYDLLDSKGFEQYLEGNGQAFQSLVEKCEQRYHVLNNRKCNDRKQVRELMEKIEQIVQVNDGQLLQLVTSEQKVGTLREHEMDTLRHNEQSKMEEPIMGESCFRLEDYMFKSLRPEENEPQNPTELLRSKSDLSHPADMQDAALEYSYIQNVYTESRPNLCSESPAEINRGLSRSSSEHSDPEASPNKKNTCTEVEETCMGRDGDGDKEKNKKHIQHTTLQRDTPHTWDDLWDLNITCSFYNVVSNHQQTIVTCVLQISVCWRKIKPSCQTDWTSFTVYGDNWLFIMILYLFVTYLILIYKSYGVYKETGCQTMNTLDSGFVDHQQEPGKEIQGVFHSLLRHIVNNRPKSLDEEITKCSKMEHVEKIPQHSTRGNEEQMKQSEDEVLLQHIQKGEEEGEELHHGQKYIEDDELLQHICQSEDDNELPLHGKKDEEDEELLLHIHKDKEENKELPQPVYKHDENEELPQTIHNGEEEDEVLLQNIHKGEENEQLTQHSQKCRDDDEQQTQHDQKVEEDEELYQHIHKGEDDEQLTQHVQKGEEDEELHQHFYKGVEEHDEELLQHIYKGEDDEQLTQHGQKCRDDEQLTQHGQKGEEDEELPQHFYKGVEEHDEELLQHIHKGEEDEQLNQQGQKCRDDDEQLTQHGQKGEEDEELTQHGQKIEEDEALPQHFYKGVEEHDEELLKHIHKGEEDEQLTQHGQKCRDDDEELTQHICQGDEQLTQHFYKSAEEHDEELPYVHKYDKEDEEAFQPISQGDKDEQLIQHGQKCREDDEQLTQHGQKGKEDEELTQHGQKSEDYVLPQQFYKGVEEHDEELPYVEKYHKEDEEVFQNIRQGEEEEELPQHSQKAKGEELFQHIHKENEEDEDELPQHGETEQPQSSDKGEEEKSPKIKGVNEVISHLSKRGDKKEPPQQDYKEDDENMLQQKKRAVDDHTLKHSIKEEEKQMLQNNKIDYEVTDQPRNTDKGEEKLKLKRTRTMCRDGEWGHTKDINNNADTKVGEENPNQRQQVERRQQSPETKVPSSSRLNHKDAGEEDTRHYENIMRKRRRTKSLERFTAFTSAVEEDTKQHRDILKLRRTKSLERFDTFNNAGEEDTRHYENIMRKRRRTKSLERLTAFTSAGEEDTKQHRDILKLRRTKSLERFDTFNNV; this is encoded by the exons ATGgcgaaggagaagaaggaaatgTCAAGATTGTCTGTCATCCTTATGGGAGAGGAGTGGACAGGAAAGAGCTCAGCTGGAAATACCATGCTGGGACAAAGTGTATTTAAAGTTGACAGTGATACAGAGCATGTAACGCATCACTTCGGTATCATTGAGGGTAGAAATGTGACTGTGGTAGATACACCCGGATGGATTTCAGAATGTTACCCAGATGTCCCACTCAAAACTCTGAAGCAAGGACACAATTCAGTATCATTTATGTGTCAAGGGTTCCACATCCTGCTTCTCACTATCCCCATTTCCCAAGACCAAAATTGGAACCAAAAACTTGTGCAAAGGCTGTCAAATGCTCTGAGTCTTTTCAATGCTGATATTTGGAAACACACCATGCTACTGTTCACCAGATATGACCTTCTAGATTCAAAAGGATTTGAGCAATACCTGGAAGGTAATGGGCAGGCCTTCCAGAGCTTGGTGGAAAAGTGCGAGCAGAGGTACCATGTGCTCAACAATCGCAAATGTAATGATCGCAAGCAAGTCAGGGAGCTGATGGAAAAGATAGAGCAGATAGTCCAAGTAAATGATGGTCAGTTATTGCAACTGGTCACAAGTGAACAGAAAGTGGGCACATTGAGAGAGCATGAGATGGATACACTGAGACACAATGAGCAGTCAAAGATGGAGGAACCCATAATGGGGGAAAGCTGCTTCAGATTGGAAGACTACATGTTTAAATCCCTGAGACCAGAGGAAAACGAACCACAAAATCCGACTGAGCTTTTGAGATCAAAAAGTGATCTGTCACATCCAGCTGACATGCAAGATGCTGCACTTGAATACTCCTACATCCAAAATGTATATACTGAATCTAGACCCAACCTTTGCTCAGAGAGCCCTGCTGAAATAAACAGAGGTCTGTCTAGGAGCAGTAGTGAACACAGTGATCCAGAAGCAAGTCCAAATAAAAAGAATACTTGTACAGAAGTAGAGGAAACATGCATGGgcagagatggagatggagataaagaaaaaaacaaaaaacacatacagCATACAACATTGCAAAGAGACACTCCTCATACCTGGGATGACTTGTGGGACTTGAACATTACTTGTTCCTTTTATAATGTTGTCTCCAATCATCAGCAAA ctattGTGACTTGCGTTCTTCAGATTTCTGTCTgctggagaaaaataaaaccatcatGTCAGACAGATTGGACCTCTTTCACAGTGTATGGTGATAATTGGCTATTTATTATGATTCTGTACCTGTTTGTGACATATTTAATTCTCATCTATAAATCCTATGGAGTATACAAAGAAACCGGTTGTCAGACTATGAACACACTGGACTCTGGGTTTGTTGATCACCAGCAAGAACCAGGCAAAGAAATCCAGGGAGTTTTTCATTCACTGCTGAGGCACATTGTCAACAATAGGCCTAAGAGTTTGGATGAAGAGATAACCAAATGCAGCAAAATGGAGCATGTTGAAAAAATCCCACAACACAGCACCAGAGGTAATGAAGAACAGATGAAGCAAAGTGAAGATGAAGTGCTACTCCAACACATTCAGAAAGGtgaagaagaaggtgaagagCTACACCATGGTCAGAAATATATTGAAGATGATGAGCTACTCCAACACATTTGCCAAAGTGAAGACGATAACGAACTTCCCCTACATGgtaaaaaagatgaagaagatgaagagctACTCCTACACATTCACAAAGATAAAGAGGAAAACAAAGAGCTACCCCAACCTGTTTACAAACATGATGAAAATGAAGAGCTACCCCAAACCATTCACAatggtgaagaagaagatgaagtgCTACTTCAAAACATTCACAAAGGTGAAGAAAATGAACAGCTAACCCAACATAGCCAGAAATGTAGAGACGATGATGAACAGCAAACCCAACATGATCAGAAAgttgaagaagatgaagagctATATCAACACATTCACAAAGGTGAAGATGATGAACAGTTAACCCAACATGTGCAGAAAggtgaggaagatgaagagctACATCAACACTTTTACAAGGGTGTAGAAGAACATGATGAAGAGCTACTTCAACACATTTACAAAGGTGAAGACGATGAACAGCTCACCCAACATGGCCAAAAATGTAGAGATGATGAACAGCTAACCCAACATGGGCAGAAAggtgaggaagatgaagagctACCTCAACATTTTTACAAAGGTGTAGAAGAACATGATGAAGAGCTACTTCAACACATTCACAAAGGTGAAGAAGATGAACAGCTAAACCAACAAGGCCAGAAATGtagagatgatgatgaacagCTAACCCAACATGGGCAGAAAggtgaggaagatgaagagctAACACAACATGGTCAGAAAATTGAAGAAGATGAAGCGCTACCTCAACATTTTTACAAAGGTGTAGAAGAACATGATGAAGAGCTActtaaacacattcacaaagGTGAAGAAGATGAACAGCTCACCCAACATGGCCAGAAATgtagagatgatgatgaagagctAACCCAACACATTTGCCAAGGTGATGAACAGCTAACCCAACACTTTTACAAAAGTGCAGAAGAACATGATGAAGAGCTGCCCTATGTTCATAAATATGataaagaagatgaagaggCATTCCAACCCATTAGCCAAGGTGACAAAGATGAACAGCTAATCCAACATGGACAGAAATGTAGAGAAGATGATGAACAGCTAACCCAACATGGGCAGAAAGGtaaagaagatgaagaactAACCCAACATGGTCAAAAAAGTGAAGATTATGTGCTACCCCAACAGTTTTACAAAGGTGTAGAAGAACATGATGAAGAGCTACCCTATGTTGAGAAATATCATAAGGAAGATGAAGAGGTATTCCAAAACATTCGCCAaggtgaagaagaggaagagctaCCCCAACACAGTCAGAAAGCCAAAGGTGAAGAGCTATTCCAACATATTcacaaagaaaatgaagaagatgaagatgaactACCCCAACATGGTGAAACAGAGCAACCCCAAAGCTCTGACAAGGGTGAAGAAGAGAAATCTCCAAAAATCAAAGGTGTTAATGAAGTGATATCCCATCTGAGCAAGAGGGGTGATAAGAAAGAACCACCCCAGCAGGACTATAAGGAGGATGATGAAAATATGCTCCAACAAAAAAAGAGGGCTGTTGATGACCATACACTCAAACATAGCATAAAGGAGGAGGAAAAACAGATgctccaaaataacaaaatagatTATGAAGTGACGGACCAACCGAGAAACACAgataaaggagaagagaaactTAAACTTAAGAGAACTAGAACTATGTGTAGGGATGGAGAATGGGGACACACCAAGGACATCAATAACAATGCAG ACACCAAGGTTGGAGAAGAGAACCCAAACCAGAGACAGCAAGTAGAAAGACGTCAACAGTCTCCCGAGACAAAAGTACCGTCCTCATCCAGACTAAATCATAAAG ATGCTGGAGAAGAGGACACAAGACATTATGAAAACATAatgagaaaaaggagaagaactAAGAGCCTGGAACGATTTACTGCATTTACCA GTGCTGTAGAAGAAGATACAAAACAACATCGAGATATTTTGAAACTTAGGAGAACCAAGAGTCTGGAACGATTTGATACATTTAACA
- the LOC132849058 gene encoding titin-like isoform X5, translating into MAKEKKEMSRLSVILMGEEWTGKSSAGNTMLGQSVFKVDSDTEHVTHHFGIIEGRNVTVVDTPGWISECYPDVPLKTLKQGHNSVSFMCQGFHILLLTIPISQDQNWNQKLVQRLSNALSLFNADIWKHTMLLFTRYDLLDSKGFEQYLEGNGQAFQSLVEKCEQRYHVLNNRKCNDRKQVRELMEKIEQIVQVNDGQLLQLVTSEQKVGTLREHEMDTLRHNEQSKMEEPIMGESCFRLEDYMFKSLRPEENEPQNPTELLRSKSDLSHPADMQDAALEYSYIQNVYTESRPNLCSESPAEINRGLSRSSSEHSDPEASPNKKNTCTEVEETCMGRDGDGDKEKNKKHIQHTTLQRDTPHTWDDLWDLNITCSFYNVVSNHQQTIVTCVLQISVCWRKIKPSCQTDWTSFTVYGDNWLFIMILYLFVTYLILIYKSYGVYKETGCQTMNTLDSGFVDHQQEPGKEIQGVFHSLLRHIVNNRPKSLDEEITKCSKMEHVEKIPQHSTRGNEEQMKQSEDEVLLQHIQKGEEEGEELHHGQKYIEDDELLQHICQSEDDNELPLHGKKDEEDEELLLHIHKDKEENKELPQPVYKHDENEELPQTIHNGEEEDEVLLQNIHKGEENEQLTQHSQKCRDDDEQQTQHDQKVEEDEELYQHIHKGEDDEQLTQHVQKGEEDEELHQHFYKGVEEHDEELLQHIYKGEDDEQLTQHGQKCRDDEQLTQHGQKGEEDEELPQHFYKGVEEHDEELLQHIHKGEEDEQLNQQGQKCRDDDEQLTQHGQKGEEDEELTQHGQKIEEDEALPQHFYKGVEEHDEELLKHIHKGEEDEQLTQHGQKCRDDDEELTQHICQGDEQLTQHFYKSAEEHDEELPYVHKYDKEDEEAFQPISQGDKDEQLIQHGQKCREDDEQLTQHGQKGKEDEELTQHGQKSEDYVLPQQFYKGVEEHDEELPYVEKYHKEDEEVFQNIRQGEEEEELPQHSQKAKGEELFQHIHKENEEDEDELPQHGETEQPQSSDKGEEEKSPKIKGVNEVISHLSKRGDKKEPPQQDYKEDDENMLQQKKRAVDDHTLKHSIKEEEKQMLQNNKIDYEVTDQPRNTDKGEEKLKLKRTRTMCRDGEWGHTKDINNNADTKVGEENPNQRQQVERRQQSPETKVPSSSRLNHKDAGEEDTRHYENIMRKRRRTKSLERFTAFTSAVEEDTKQHRDILKLRRTKSLERFDTFNSAGEEDTKQHRDILKLRRTKSLERFDTFNNV; encoded by the exons ATGgcgaaggagaagaaggaaatgTCAAGATTGTCTGTCATCCTTATGGGAGAGGAGTGGACAGGAAAGAGCTCAGCTGGAAATACCATGCTGGGACAAAGTGTATTTAAAGTTGACAGTGATACAGAGCATGTAACGCATCACTTCGGTATCATTGAGGGTAGAAATGTGACTGTGGTAGATACACCCGGATGGATTTCAGAATGTTACCCAGATGTCCCACTCAAAACTCTGAAGCAAGGACACAATTCAGTATCATTTATGTGTCAAGGGTTCCACATCCTGCTTCTCACTATCCCCATTTCCCAAGACCAAAATTGGAACCAAAAACTTGTGCAAAGGCTGTCAAATGCTCTGAGTCTTTTCAATGCTGATATTTGGAAACACACCATGCTACTGTTCACCAGATATGACCTTCTAGATTCAAAAGGATTTGAGCAATACCTGGAAGGTAATGGGCAGGCCTTCCAGAGCTTGGTGGAAAAGTGCGAGCAGAGGTACCATGTGCTCAACAATCGCAAATGTAATGATCGCAAGCAAGTCAGGGAGCTGATGGAAAAGATAGAGCAGATAGTCCAAGTAAATGATGGTCAGTTATTGCAACTGGTCACAAGTGAACAGAAAGTGGGCACATTGAGAGAGCATGAGATGGATACACTGAGACACAATGAGCAGTCAAAGATGGAGGAACCCATAATGGGGGAAAGCTGCTTCAGATTGGAAGACTACATGTTTAAATCCCTGAGACCAGAGGAAAACGAACCACAAAATCCGACTGAGCTTTTGAGATCAAAAAGTGATCTGTCACATCCAGCTGACATGCAAGATGCTGCACTTGAATACTCCTACATCCAAAATGTATATACTGAATCTAGACCCAACCTTTGCTCAGAGAGCCCTGCTGAAATAAACAGAGGTCTGTCTAGGAGCAGTAGTGAACACAGTGATCCAGAAGCAAGTCCAAATAAAAAGAATACTTGTACAGAAGTAGAGGAAACATGCATGGgcagagatggagatggagataaagaaaaaaacaaaaaacacatacagCATACAACATTGCAAAGAGACACTCCTCATACCTGGGATGACTTGTGGGACTTGAACATTACTTGTTCCTTTTATAATGTTGTCTCCAATCATCAGCAAA ctattGTGACTTGCGTTCTTCAGATTTCTGTCTgctggagaaaaataaaaccatcatGTCAGACAGATTGGACCTCTTTCACAGTGTATGGTGATAATTGGCTATTTATTATGATTCTGTACCTGTTTGTGACATATTTAATTCTCATCTATAAATCCTATGGAGTATACAAAGAAACCGGTTGTCAGACTATGAACACACTGGACTCTGGGTTTGTTGATCACCAGCAAGAACCAGGCAAAGAAATCCAGGGAGTTTTTCATTCACTGCTGAGGCACATTGTCAACAATAGGCCTAAGAGTTTGGATGAAGAGATAACCAAATGCAGCAAAATGGAGCATGTTGAAAAAATCCCACAACACAGCACCAGAGGTAATGAAGAACAGATGAAGCAAAGTGAAGATGAAGTGCTACTCCAACACATTCAGAAAGGtgaagaagaaggtgaagagCTACACCATGGTCAGAAATATATTGAAGATGATGAGCTACTCCAACACATTTGCCAAAGTGAAGACGATAACGAACTTCCCCTACATGgtaaaaaagatgaagaagatgaagagctACTCCTACACATTCACAAAGATAAAGAGGAAAACAAAGAGCTACCCCAACCTGTTTACAAACATGATGAAAATGAAGAGCTACCCCAAACCATTCACAatggtgaagaagaagatgaagtgCTACTTCAAAACATTCACAAAGGTGAAGAAAATGAACAGCTAACCCAACATAGCCAGAAATGTAGAGACGATGATGAACAGCAAACCCAACATGATCAGAAAgttgaagaagatgaagagctATATCAACACATTCACAAAGGTGAAGATGATGAACAGTTAACCCAACATGTGCAGAAAggtgaggaagatgaagagctACATCAACACTTTTACAAGGGTGTAGAAGAACATGATGAAGAGCTACTTCAACACATTTACAAAGGTGAAGACGATGAACAGCTCACCCAACATGGCCAAAAATGTAGAGATGATGAACAGCTAACCCAACATGGGCAGAAAggtgaggaagatgaagagctACCTCAACATTTTTACAAAGGTGTAGAAGAACATGATGAAGAGCTACTTCAACACATTCACAAAGGTGAAGAAGATGAACAGCTAAACCAACAAGGCCAGAAATGtagagatgatgatgaacagCTAACCCAACATGGGCAGAAAggtgaggaagatgaagagctAACACAACATGGTCAGAAAATTGAAGAAGATGAAGCGCTACCTCAACATTTTTACAAAGGTGTAGAAGAACATGATGAAGAGCTActtaaacacattcacaaagGTGAAGAAGATGAACAGCTCACCCAACATGGCCAGAAATgtagagatgatgatgaagagctAACCCAACACATTTGCCAAGGTGATGAACAGCTAACCCAACACTTTTACAAAAGTGCAGAAGAACATGATGAAGAGCTGCCCTATGTTCATAAATATGataaagaagatgaagaggCATTCCAACCCATTAGCCAAGGTGACAAAGATGAACAGCTAATCCAACATGGACAGAAATGTAGAGAAGATGATGAACAGCTAACCCAACATGGGCAGAAAGGtaaagaagatgaagaactAACCCAACATGGTCAAAAAAGTGAAGATTATGTGCTACCCCAACAGTTTTACAAAGGTGTAGAAGAACATGATGAAGAGCTACCCTATGTTGAGAAATATCATAAGGAAGATGAAGAGGTATTCCAAAACATTCGCCAaggtgaagaagaggaagagctaCCCCAACACAGTCAGAAAGCCAAAGGTGAAGAGCTATTCCAACATATTcacaaagaaaatgaagaagatgaagatgaactACCCCAACATGGTGAAACAGAGCAACCCCAAAGCTCTGACAAGGGTGAAGAAGAGAAATCTCCAAAAATCAAAGGTGTTAATGAAGTGATATCCCATCTGAGCAAGAGGGGTGATAAGAAAGAACCACCCCAGCAGGACTATAAGGAGGATGATGAAAATATGCTCCAACAAAAAAAGAGGGCTGTTGATGACCATACACTCAAACATAGCATAAAGGAGGAGGAAAAACAGATgctccaaaataacaaaatagatTATGAAGTGACGGACCAACCGAGAAACACAgataaaggagaagagaaactTAAACTTAAGAGAACTAGAACTATGTGTAGGGATGGAGAATGGGGACACACCAAGGACATCAATAACAATGCAG ACACCAAGGTTGGAGAAGAGAACCCAAACCAGAGACAGCAAGTAGAAAGACGTCAACAGTCTCCCGAGACAAAAGTACCGTCCTCATCCAGACTAAATCATAAAG ATGCTGGAGAAGAGGACACAAGACATTATGAAAACATAatgagaaaaaggagaagaactAAGAGCCTGGAACGATTTACTGCATTTACCA GTGCTGTAGAAGAAGATACAAAACAACATCGAGATATTTTGAAACTTAGGAGAACCAAGAGTCTGGAACGATTTGATACATTTAACA
- the LOC132849058 gene encoding uncharacterized protein LOC132849058 isoform X3 — MAKEKKEMSRLSVILMGEEWTGKSSAGNTMLGQSVFKVDSDTEHVTHHFGIIEGRNVTVVDTPGWISECYPDVPLKTLKQGHNSVSFMCQGFHILLLTIPISQDQNWNQKLVQRLSNALSLFNADIWKHTMLLFTRYDLLDSKGFEQYLEGNGQAFQSLVEKCEQRYHVLNNRKCNDRKQVRELMEKIEQIVQVNDGQLLQLVTSEQKVGTLREHEMDTLRHNEQSKMEEPIMGESCFRLEDYMFKSLRPEENEPQNPTELLRSKSDLSHPADMQDAALEYSYIQNVYTESRPNLCSESPAEINRGLSRSSSEHSDPEASPNKKNTCTEVEETCMGRDGDGDKEKNKKHIQHTTLQRDTPHTWDDLWDLNITCSFYNVVSNHQQTIVTCVLQISVCWRKIKPSCQTDWTSFTVYGDNWLFIMILYLFVTYLILIYKSYGVYKETGCQTMNTLDSGFVDHQQEPGKEIQGVFHSLLRHIVNNRPKSLDEEITKCSKMEHVEKIPQHSTRGNEEQMKQSEDEVLLQHIQKGEEEGEELHHGQKYIEDDELLQHICQSEDDNELPLHGKKDEEDEELLLHIHKDKEENKELPQPVYKHDENEELPQTIHNGEEEDEVLLQNIHKGEENEQLTQHSQKCRDDDEQQTQHDQKVEEDEELYQHIHKGEDDEQLTQHVQKGEEDEELHQHFYKGVEEHDEELLQHIYKGEDDEQLTQHGQKCRDDEQLTQHGQKGEEDEELPQHFYKGVEEHDEELLQHIHKGEEDEQLNQQGQKCRDDDEQLTQHGQKGEEDEELTQHGQKIEEDEALPQHFYKGVEEHDEELLKHIHKGEEDEQLTQHGQKCRDDDEELTQHICQGDEQLTQHFYKSAEEHDEELPYVHKYDKEDEEAFQPISQGDKDEQLIQHGQKCREDDEQLTQHGQKGKEDEELTQHGQKSEDYVLPQQFYKGVEEHDEELPYVEKYHKEDEEVFQNIRQGEEEEELPQHSQKAKGEELFQHIHKENEEDEDELPQHGETEQPQSSDKGEEEKSPKIKGVNEVISHLSKRGDKKEPPQQDYKEDDENMLQQKKRAVDDHTLKHSIKEEEKQMLQNNKIDYEVTDQPRNTDKGEEKLKLKRTRTMCRDGEWGHTKDINNNADTKVGEENPNQRQQVERRQQSPETKVPSSSRLNHKDAGEEDTRHYENIMRKRRRTKSLERFTAFTSAVEEDTKQHRDILKLRRTKSLERFDTFNNAGEEDTRHYENIMRKRRRTKSLERLTAFTSAGEEDTKQHRDILKLRRTKSLERFDTFNTE; from the exons ATGgcgaaggagaagaaggaaatgTCAAGATTGTCTGTCATCCTTATGGGAGAGGAGTGGACAGGAAAGAGCTCAGCTGGAAATACCATGCTGGGACAAAGTGTATTTAAAGTTGACAGTGATACAGAGCATGTAACGCATCACTTCGGTATCATTGAGGGTAGAAATGTGACTGTGGTAGATACACCCGGATGGATTTCAGAATGTTACCCAGATGTCCCACTCAAAACTCTGAAGCAAGGACACAATTCAGTATCATTTATGTGTCAAGGGTTCCACATCCTGCTTCTCACTATCCCCATTTCCCAAGACCAAAATTGGAACCAAAAACTTGTGCAAAGGCTGTCAAATGCTCTGAGTCTTTTCAATGCTGATATTTGGAAACACACCATGCTACTGTTCACCAGATATGACCTTCTAGATTCAAAAGGATTTGAGCAATACCTGGAAGGTAATGGGCAGGCCTTCCAGAGCTTGGTGGAAAAGTGCGAGCAGAGGTACCATGTGCTCAACAATCGCAAATGTAATGATCGCAAGCAAGTCAGGGAGCTGATGGAAAAGATAGAGCAGATAGTCCAAGTAAATGATGGTCAGTTATTGCAACTGGTCACAAGTGAACAGAAAGTGGGCACATTGAGAGAGCATGAGATGGATACACTGAGACACAATGAGCAGTCAAAGATGGAGGAACCCATAATGGGGGAAAGCTGCTTCAGATTGGAAGACTACATGTTTAAATCCCTGAGACCAGAGGAAAACGAACCACAAAATCCGACTGAGCTTTTGAGATCAAAAAGTGATCTGTCACATCCAGCTGACATGCAAGATGCTGCACTTGAATACTCCTACATCCAAAATGTATATACTGAATCTAGACCCAACCTTTGCTCAGAGAGCCCTGCTGAAATAAACAGAGGTCTGTCTAGGAGCAGTAGTGAACACAGTGATCCAGAAGCAAGTCCAAATAAAAAGAATACTTGTACAGAAGTAGAGGAAACATGCATGGgcagagatggagatggagataaagaaaaaaacaaaaaacacatacagCATACAACATTGCAAAGAGACACTCCTCATACCTGGGATGACTTGTGGGACTTGAACATTACTTGTTCCTTTTATAATGTTGTCTCCAATCATCAGCAAA ctattGTGACTTGCGTTCTTCAGATTTCTGTCTgctggagaaaaataaaaccatcatGTCAGACAGATTGGACCTCTTTCACAGTGTATGGTGATAATTGGCTATTTATTATGATTCTGTACCTGTTTGTGACATATTTAATTCTCATCTATAAATCCTATGGAGTATACAAAGAAACCGGTTGTCAGACTATGAACACACTGGACTCTGGGTTTGTTGATCACCAGCAAGAACCAGGCAAAGAAATCCAGGGAGTTTTTCATTCACTGCTGAGGCACATTGTCAACAATAGGCCTAAGAGTTTGGATGAAGAGATAACCAAATGCAGCAAAATGGAGCATGTTGAAAAAATCCCACAACACAGCACCAGAGGTAATGAAGAACAGATGAAGCAAAGTGAAGATGAAGTGCTACTCCAACACATTCAGAAAGGtgaagaagaaggtgaagagCTACACCATGGTCAGAAATATATTGAAGATGATGAGCTACTCCAACACATTTGCCAAAGTGAAGACGATAACGAACTTCCCCTACATGgtaaaaaagatgaagaagatgaagagctACTCCTACACATTCACAAAGATAAAGAGGAAAACAAAGAGCTACCCCAACCTGTTTACAAACATGATGAAAATGAAGAGCTACCCCAAACCATTCACAatggtgaagaagaagatgaagtgCTACTTCAAAACATTCACAAAGGTGAAGAAAATGAACAGCTAACCCAACATAGCCAGAAATGTAGAGACGATGATGAACAGCAAACCCAACATGATCAGAAAgttgaagaagatgaagagctATATCAACACATTCACAAAGGTGAAGATGATGAACAGTTAACCCAACATGTGCAGAAAggtgaggaagatgaagagctACATCAACACTTTTACAAGGGTGTAGAAGAACATGATGAAGAGCTACTTCAACACATTTACAAAGGTGAAGACGATGAACAGCTCACCCAACATGGCCAAAAATGTAGAGATGATGAACAGCTAACCCAACATGGGCAGAAAggtgaggaagatgaagagctACCTCAACATTTTTACAAAGGTGTAGAAGAACATGATGAAGAGCTACTTCAACACATTCACAAAGGTGAAGAAGATGAACAGCTAAACCAACAAGGCCAGAAATGtagagatgatgatgaacagCTAACCCAACATGGGCAGAAAggtgaggaagatgaagagctAACACAACATGGTCAGAAAATTGAAGAAGATGAAGCGCTACCTCAACATTTTTACAAAGGTGTAGAAGAACATGATGAAGAGCTActtaaacacattcacaaagGTGAAGAAGATGAACAGCTCACCCAACATGGCCAGAAATgtagagatgatgatgaagagctAACCCAACACATTTGCCAAGGTGATGAACAGCTAACCCAACACTTTTACAAAAGTGCAGAAGAACATGATGAAGAGCTGCCCTATGTTCATAAATATGataaagaagatgaagaggCATTCCAACCCATTAGCCAAGGTGACAAAGATGAACAGCTAATCCAACATGGACAGAAATGTAGAGAAGATGATGAACAGCTAACCCAACATGGGCAGAAAGGtaaagaagatgaagaactAACCCAACATGGTCAAAAAAGTGAAGATTATGTGCTACCCCAACAGTTTTACAAAGGTGTAGAAGAACATGATGAAGAGCTACCCTATGTTGAGAAATATCATAAGGAAGATGAAGAGGTATTCCAAAACATTCGCCAaggtgaagaagaggaagagctaCCCCAACACAGTCAGAAAGCCAAAGGTGAAGAGCTATTCCAACATATTcacaaagaaaatgaagaagatgaagatgaactACCCCAACATGGTGAAACAGAGCAACCCCAAAGCTCTGACAAGGGTGAAGAAGAGAAATCTCCAAAAATCAAAGGTGTTAATGAAGTGATATCCCATCTGAGCAAGAGGGGTGATAAGAAAGAACCACCCCAGCAGGACTATAAGGAGGATGATGAAAATATGCTCCAACAAAAAAAGAGGGCTGTTGATGACCATACACTCAAACATAGCATAAAGGAGGAGGAAAAACAGATgctccaaaataacaaaatagatTATGAAGTGACGGACCAACCGAGAAACACAgataaaggagaagagaaactTAAACTTAAGAGAACTAGAACTATGTGTAGGGATGGAGAATGGGGACACACCAAGGACATCAATAACAATGCAG ACACCAAGGTTGGAGAAGAGAACCCAAACCAGAGACAGCAAGTAGAAAGACGTCAACAGTCTCCCGAGACAAAAGTACCGTCCTCATCCAGACTAAATCATAAAG ATGCTGGAGAAGAGGACACAAGACATTATGAAAACATAatgagaaaaaggagaagaactAAGAGCCTGGAACGATTTACTGCATTTACCA GTGCTGTAGAAGAAGATACAAAACAACATCGAGATATTTTGAAACTTAGGAGAACCAAGAGTCTGGAACGATTTGATACATTTAACA